One Phocoena phocoena unplaced genomic scaffold, mPhoPho1.1 SCAFFOLD_205, whole genome shotgun sequence genomic window carries:
- the LOC136143288 gene encoding uncharacterized protein, producing the protein MNPLWFFLFLVSAPRGALSQVQLQESGPSLVKPSQTLSLTCTVSGFSLTSNAVAWVRQSPGKGLEWVGGIYGGGSAYYNPTLKSRLRITTDTSKSQVYLSLSSLTTEDTAVYYCARDTVRGSQCEPRHKPPCTEARYHQGSHKTQQVQGCDLQQLWERSSSPGFPRAPIRGSDRTLTMDFGLSWVVLVAILQGVQCEVQLVESGGGLVQPGGSLRLSCAASGFTFSSYGMSWFRQAPGKRLEWVSAISSSGGNTNYADSVKGRFTISRDNSKNTLYLQMNSLRSEDTAVYYCAKDTQDGDSHWSFWFPGEVTSLMTLVSTFNTSGNPTINFRHTITAVIPSLQPCRLKCR; encoded by the exons ATGAATCCACTGTGgttcttcctctttctggtgtCAGCTCCCAGAG GTGCCCTGTCCCAGGTGCAGCTGCAGGAGTCGGGACCCAGCCTGGTGAAGCCCTCAcagaccctctccctcacctgcaCTGTCTCTGGATTCTCCTTAACCAGCAATGCTGTAGCCTGGGTCCGACAGTCTCCAGGAAAGGGGCTGGAGTGGGTTGGGGGTATATATGGTGGTGGAAGCGCATATTATAACCCAACTCTTAAGTCCCGGCTCCGCATCACCACGGACACCTCCAAGAGCCAAGTCTACTTATCGCTGAGCAGCCTGACAACTGAGGACACAGCCGTGTATTACTGTGCGAGAGACACAGTGAGGGGAAGTCAGTGTGAGCCCAGACACAAACCTCCCTGCACGGAGGCGCGTTACCACCAGGGGTCGCACAAGACCCAACAAGTACAGGGCTGCGACCTGCAGCAG CTCTGGGAGAGGAGCTCCAGCCCCGGATTCCCACGTGCTCCCATTCGGGGTTCAGACAGAACACTCACCATGGACTTTGGGCTGAGCTGGGTTGTCCTTGTGGCTATTTTACAAG GTGTCCAGTGTGAGGTGCAGCTGGTGGAGTCTGGGGGAGGCTTGGTGCAGCCTGGGGGGTCTCTGCGACTCTCCTGTGCAGCGTCTGGATTCACCTTCAGTAGCTATGGCATGAGCTGGTTCCGCCAGGCTCCAGGGAAGAGGCTGGAGTGGGTCTCAGCTATTAGTAGTAGTGGTGGTAACACAAACTATGCAGACTCTGTGAAGGGCCGATTCACCATCTCCAGAGACAACTCCAAGAACACGCTGTATCTTCAAATGAACAGCCTGAGATCTGAGGACACGGCCGTATATTACTGTGCGAAAGATACACA AGATGGGGACTCACATTGGTCTTTCTGGTTCCCAGGAGAAGTAACATCACTGATGACACTCGTGTCAACATTCAACACCTCTGGCAACCCCACTATAAATTTCAGACACACCATTACCGCCGTGATCCCCAGTTTACAGCCTTGCAGACTGAAATGCAGATG